Below is a genomic region from Variovorax sp. J2L1-78.
GATGTTGCGCAGCACGGTGCTGTCGGTCAGGTCGCGCTGCCAGCGGCTGATGGGCAGCTTCTCGCTCAGGTGGCGCAGCAGCGCGTTGGCCAGGCCCAGGTTACCTTCGGCGTTCTCGAAGTCGATCGGGTTGACCTTGTGCGGCATGGTCGACGAGCCGATCTCGCCCTTCTTCAGGCGCTGCTTGAAGTAGCCCAGGCTCACGTAGCCCCAGATGTCGCGCGAGAAGTCGATGAGGATGGTGTCGGCGCGCGCCACCGCATCGAACAGCTCGGCCATGTAGTCGTGCGGCTCGATCTGGATGCTGTAGGGCTGGAAGGCGAGGCCCAGGCCCAGCGGTGCCGGCGTCTCGACGACCTTGCGGCTGAAGCCTTCCCAGTCGAAGTCGGGCCAGGCGGCCATGTGGGCGTTGTAGTTGCCCACGGCGCCGTTCATCTTGCCCAGCAGCTGCACGCCGGCGATCTGCTCGCGGGCCTTGGCCAGGCGCACTGCGACGTTGGCGATCTCCTTGCCGACAGTGGTCGGGCTGGCGGTCTGGCCGTGCGTGCGCGAGAGCATCGACACGTCGGCGAACTGGTGCGCCATCTCGCGCAGTTTGGCGACGAGCCCGTCGAGCGCGGGCAGCATCACTTTGTCGCGCGCCGCCTGGATCTGCAGCGCGTGGCTGGTGTTGTTGATGTCTTCGCTGGTGCAGGCGAAGTGCACGAACTCGGCCGCGGCCAGCAGCTCCGGCCGGGCCTCGAACTTCGACTTGATCCAGTACTCGACCGCCTTCACGTCGTGGTTGGTGGTCTTCTCGATCTCCTTGATCGCGATCGCATCGGCCTCGGCGAAGTTGGCGACCAGGCCCATCAGGTACTTGCGGGCGCCGGGCGTGAGCGGCTTGAATTCGGCGAAGCCGCAGTCGGACAACGCGATGAACCAGGCCACCTCGACCTGCACGCGCCGGTGCATGTAGCCCTGCTCGCTCATCAGGGGGCGCAGCGCGGCCAGCTTGGCGGCGTAGCGGCCGTCGAGGGGGGAAAGGGCGGAAACGGTGGAGAAGCTCATGGGGCGAATTTTAGGCGTCGCCCCGCCCGCACCCTATTCGGCGGCCGCCTTGAAGAAGGCGATGCGCTCCGCCGTGGCCGGGTGCGTGGCGAAGGCCAGGCCGATGGCGCTGTCGTTCCGGCCGTCGCGCGCCTGGTCGCCGCGCCAGCGTTCGATGGCTTCGAAGAAGCCCGCCATCACGCGCGGCGAGATGCCGGCGGCACGCATCAGGCGCACCGATTCCTCGTCGGCCTCGCGCTCGGCGTCGCGCGAATAGCCCAGCGTCGCCAGCACCACCGGCGCCGTGCCGATCAGCGTGCCGAAGTCGCCGAAGGCGATCGACACCGCGAAACCGACGGCCGAGGCCTGCACCAGCTGGCGCATCGTGTGGCGCAGCCGCACGTGGCCGAACTCGTGGCCCAGCACGCCGAGCACCGCGTCCTCGTCGCCCGGCAGCAACTGCACCAGCGCGTCGGTCAGCACGATGGTGCCGCCCGGCAGCGCCAGCGCGTTCGGCCCGAGCTTGTCGTCGCGGCCCTGGCGGAACTGCAGGTTCCACGGTGGCGCGCCCTCGGGGTGCGCGCCGGCCACCATCCGCGTGAAGGCGCGGCGGATGCGCTCCTGCGTGTCCGCCGGCAGGGCGCTGGGGCGCAGCATCGATTCGTCGAGCGATGCCAGCGCCTGTGCGCCGATGAGCGTGTCGACCTGCTGCGGCACCAGCGCCGTCACGCCGCGCGCGATCCACGGCAGCCCCCACTGGTACACGGCCGCGGTGGCGGCGAGCAGCAGCACCAGCGCGAGGGCGACGCCCCGCCAGCTCTGCTGGGCGCGCACGACGGGGCTCTCGCGCCCGGGCAGGGTGCGGGCGCACCAGTCGTCCCAGCCGGGCACGTCGAGCGCCTGCACGCTGGCGCCGCCCGGCAGCGACGCGAGCCGCCCGCCGTGCCGGGTGCGCTCCGGCCAGCGGATCTGCGCGATCGGCACGGCGAGCGCCTCGAACGTCGCCGGCTCGGTGGCGGCGGGCGTGATGTGCAACTGGCCGTCGGCCAGGTACAGGCGGGCGGCCCGCGGCCGGCTGCTGCGGCCGTCGAAGTAGCGCGCGTCGAGCGTGTCGGTCACCGGGCTCACATCCCGATGTCCAGGCCGAACAGGTCGGCCGCCATGTCGCCGGCGGCGCTCGGGTCTTCTTCGCCCGCGGCGCGGGTGAGTTCGTCGAGCGGGGTGCGCGTCTCCAGCGTGACCGCCTCGAGCTGGGCGCGCCGCGTGCCGATCACGGCGAAGGGCCAGTACAGGCCGAGCGTCAGAAAGATCAGCAGGTAGTTCTTCAGCTGCAGGCGCAGGAAGGGGCCGAGCTTCAGGCGGCTGTCGAAGAGCAGCACCTCGTTGCCGGTGGTCGACCACAGCAGGTTCTGCAACCGCACCTGCAGGTAGGACTTGGGCAGGATGTTGAACAGCAGCACGCCGCCGATCGCGAAGATCATCAGTGTCGCGACCATGGCGACCCCCATGCCGGGGCCTTGGCGACCGATCGCGCCGATGCCGATCAGCAGGCCCACTCCCAGGCCCGCGAGCACCATGACCGCCAGCGTCAGCCCGATCAGTTTGATGAAGACGCCATAGACCACGCCCACGTCGGCGTCGAGCCGCGTCTGCAGCCCGCCGTAGGCGTAGTGGCCATGCTGGTAGCGCCGCAGCTTCCAGAGGAAGAAGGGCAGGCCGACGAAGAAGACCAGCATGCACAGACCGATCAGCCCGGTGGCCGCGGGCGACGGCGCAGCCGGCCTGCCGCCCTCGCCGCTCTCGACCGTGAGCCCGGCCACGGCGAAGGGCAGCAGGGCCAGGGCGAGCGGCGGCATCAGCGCACCGTAGGCCCCGGCCGTGTCGCCGGTGAAGCGAAAGCGCAGCCCGCGCCAGCTGGTGTTTGCCAGCCGGAAGCGCATCGACGCCCGGAACAGCGCCGGCCAGAGGCCGACGAAGGCCAGCGCCGCCAGCAGCGCAGCCCAGCCGGAGAAATGGCTGCCCACCGAATAGACGATCAGGAAGGCGGCGGCGATCAGCGTGCCGCGCAGCATCTTCGCCGGCTCGCCATGGAAGCCCAGCGCGTCGCCGTCGACCCAGGTGTTGGCATGGAAGTACTGCAGCTTGCGCACCTTGGCCCAGGGGAGGTAAAGCCCCAGGGTGACGACGATGAGCAGCAGGTTCACGATCCAGATACGGAAGTACTCGCTGCCGCTGGCGGTGAAGCCGATCGGATGGCGTTCGGGGGGCGGCCCCGCGGGTGTGTCGATGGCCATGGTCATGGGGTCCTCCCTCGTTGGTGATGCGCCACGATTCTGCATGCCGGGGGCGGCTGCGCATCGGGGCGTCCCGTGCCCACCCGGGGTCGCACACTAGAATCAAAGCGCTAGAACGATGACCCAGAGGGAAGAGAGAAGCCGAATGAAACTGATTGGATCCAACGCCAGCCCCTACGTGCGCAAGGTCCGCGTCGTCATGGCCGAAAAGCGCCTTGACTATCAGTTCGTCCAGGAAGACGTCTGGGCGCCCGACACCACCATTGCCAGCTCGAACCCGCTGGGCAAGGTGCCCTGCCTGGTGATGGAGGGCAGCGAGGCGATGTTCGACTCGCGCGTGATCGTCGAATACCTCGACACCCTGTCGCCGGTGGGCAAGCTCATTCCGCAGCAGGGCCGCGAGCGCGCCGAAGTCAAGACCTGGGAAGCCCTGGCCGACGGCGTGATGGACGCCGGCGTGCTGTGCCGCCTCGAAGCCACCTGGGCGGGCCGCGCCGACGGCGAACGCAGCCAGACCTGGATGGATCGTCAACGCGCCAAGATGGTGGGCGGCATCGCCGCCATGGCCAAGGGCCTGGGCGACAAGCCTTTCTGCAGCGGCATCCACCTGAGCCTGTCGGACATCGCGGTCGGCTGCGCGCTGGGCTGGATCGAGTTCCGCTTCCCGGACATCGACTGGCGCGCCCAGTACAGCAACCTCGCGAAGCTGCAGGAGAAGCTGATGCTGCGCCCGAGCTTCGCCGACACCAAACCCTGACGCCGTCGCGTCGACGCTTGCAACGAAAAAAGCGCCGCGAGGCGCTTTTTTCATGGGTGGGCGCAACTCAGGCGGCCGCGCGTTCCGCCGTCGGGTTGCGCCACTTCGCCATCAGCTCGGTCCAGCGCGTGCGTGCCGCCGCCAGGTTGCGTTCCTTCACATGGCCGTAGCCGCGGATTTGCTCCGGCAGCGTGGCGATCTCCACGGCCGTCGCATGGTTCGCAGCGCTCAGGCCGGCGATCACTTCCTCGATGCTCGCGCGGTACTCGCCGATCAGCGCGCGTTCCGTCTTGCGCTCCTCGGTGCGACCGAAGATGTCGAGCGCCGTGCCGCGCAGGCCCTTGAGCCGGGCCAGCACCTTGAAGCCCGTGAGCATGCCGGGGCCGAACTTCTGCTTCTGCAATTGACCCTTGCTGTTCTTCTTCGCGATGAGCGGCGGGGCCAGGTGGTAATTGAGCTTGAAGTCGCCTTCGAACATCCCTTCGACGCGATCCAGGAACGCGCGATCGGTGTGCAGACGCGCCACCTCGTACTCGTCCTTGTACGCCATCAGCTTGAACAGGTAGCGCGCCACCGACTCGGTGATCGTCGTCTTGCCGACCGCGGCCGTTTCGGCCTGCCGCACCTTGGCAACGAAGGCCTTGTACTGGTCCGCGTACGCCGCGTTCTGGTAGCCGGTCAGGAACTCCGCGCGGCGCGCCACGAGCGCGTCGACCGTCTCGCGCTTCTTAAATTCGATCACCTGCCCGGGCGACACCAGCTTTTGCACCGAGGCCAGGTCGTGTGCCGCGCGACGGCCCCATTCGAAGGCCGTCTTGTTGTTCTCGATGGCGACGTTGTTGAGCTCGATCGCGCGCATCAGCGACGCGTAGTCCAGCGGCACCCAGCCCTTCTGCCAGGCGTAGCCGAGCAGCATCGGGTTGGCGTAGAGGCTGTCGCCCATCAGTGACACGGCGGCCGCGTCGGCGTCGAAGCTGCCGAGGCCGTCCAGCCCGACGATGCGTGCGATCTGGTTCGCGCAGTCGTCCTGCGGGTTCACCCAGTTGGCGTTGCGCACGAAGGCAGCGGTCGGCGTGCTGTGGCTGTTGAGCGCGACGCGGGTGCGCCCTTCGCGCATGCGCGCCAGCGTCTCGGCGTTGACGGCCACCAGCGGGTCGGCCGCGAGGATGAGGTCGGCCGCGGCCGTGCCCACGCGCGTGGTGCGGATCGCGTCCTGGGTGTCGCCGATGAGCGCATGGCTCCAGGTCGCACCCCCCTTCTGCGCGAGGCCGGCTGCGTCCTGCGTGACGATGCCCTTGCCTTCGATGTGCGCGGCCATGCCGAGCAGCTGGCCGATGGTGATCACGCCCGTGCCGCCGACACCGGCGACCACGATGCCCCACACCTGATCGCGCGCGAGTTGCGGCACGGTCGGCTCGGGCATCGTGCCCCATACAGAAGTGTCGAAGGGCGAATTGGCCTTGGCCTTCGACTTCTTCTTCAGCGCACCGCCCTCGACCGTGACGAAGCTCGGGCAGAAGCCCTTGAGGCAGCTCATGTCCTTGTTGCAGGTGCTCTGGTTGATGGTGCGCTTGCGGCCAAATTCGGTTTCCAGCGGCTCCACCGAGAGGCAGTTGCTCTGCACGCTGCAGTCGCCGCAGCCTTCGCACACCAGCTCGTTGATCACGACGCGCTTGGCCGGGTCGACGGCCGTGCCCCGCTTGCGGCGGCGGCGCTTCTCGGTGGCGCAGGTCTGGTCGTAGATGATCGCGGTCGTGCCCTTGATCTCTCGGAACTCGCGCTGGATGTCGTCCAGCAGATCGCGGTGCTTCACCTCCGGATCGCCCGCCACCTTCACGCCTTCGTACTTCTCCGGTTCGTCGGTGACGATCACGACCTTGACGGCGCCCTCGGCCTGCAGGCTCTGCGCGATCTGCAGCACCGAGTGGCCTTCGGGCCGCTCGCCGACCTGCTGGCCGCCGGTCATGGCGACCGCGTCGTTGTAGAGGATCTTGTAGGTGATGTTCACGCCCGCCGCGATGCTCTGGCGGATGGCGAGCAGGCCGCTGTGGAAGTAGGTGCCGTCGCCCAGGTTCGCGAAGATGTGCTGGTCGGTCGTGAAGGGCTGCTGGCCCACCCACGGCACGCCCTCGCCGCCCATCTGCGTGAAGCCGATGGTGCTGCGGTCCATCCAGGTCGCCATGAAGTGGCAGCCGATGCCGCCCATCGCGCGCGAGCCCTCGGGCACCACGGTGCTGGTGTTGTGCGGGCAGCCCGAGCAGAACCAGGGCTGGCGGTCGGCGCCCTGCACGCCGTCGAGCTTGATGACCTCCATCGAGCGCTCTTTCGCTTCGAGGATGGCGAGCTGCGCGTCGATGCGCGCGCGCATGTCGGCGCCGACCTGGTCGAGCAGGCCGGTCTTGCGCAGCCGCTGCGCGATGGCCTTGGCGATCAGCGCCGGGTTGAGGTCGGCGTTGGCGCGCAGCAGCGTGTGCGAGGTCGGGTTGGGCATCGACCATTCGCCGCCGGAGTACCCGTCGGCACTGGCACCCACGCCCTCGTCGAACTTGCCGACCACGTTGGGCCGCACGTCGGAGCGCCAGTTGTAGAGTTCTTCCTTGAGCTGGTACTCGATGACCTGGCGCTTCTCCTCGACCACCAGGATCTCCTGCAGGCCGGTGGCGAAGTCGCGCGTGAGCTGTGCCTCGAGCGGCCACACCACGCCGACCTTGTGCAGCCGGATGCCGATCTGCCGGCAGGCCGCGTCGTCCAGGCCCAGGTCGATCAGTGCCTGGCGCGTGTCGTTGAAGGCCTTGCCGCTGGCCATGATGCCGAAGCGGTCGTTCGGGCCTTCGATGACGTTGTGGTTGAGCTTGTTGGCGCGGATGTACGCGAGCGCCGCGTACCACTTGTAATGCATGAGCCGGGCTTCCTGCTCCAGCGCATGGTCGGGCCAGCGGATGTGCAGGCCGCCGGGCGGCATCTCGAAATCGGTGGGGATGACGATGTCGACGCGCTCGGGGTCGATCATCGCGGTGGCGCTGGATTCGACGATCTCCTGGATCGTCTTCATGCCCGACCACACGCCCGAGAAGCGGCTCATCGCGAAGGCGTGGATGCCCAGGTCGAGGATCTCCTGCACGTTCGTCGGAAAGAACACCGGCGTGCCGCAGGCCTTGAAGATGTGGTCGCTCTGGTGCGCGGCCGTCGAGCTCTTGCTGATGTGGTCGTCGCCCGCCACGGCGATCACGCCGCCGAATTCGGTGGTGCCCGCCATGTTGGCGTGCTTGAAGACGTCGGAGCAACGATCCACGCCCGGCCCCTTGCCGTACCAGATGCCGAAGACGCCGTCGAACTTGTTGGTGCCCGGCGGCGAGAAGCCCAGCTGCTGCGTGCCCCAGAGCGCGGTGGCCGCCAGCTCTTCGTTCACGCCCGGCTGGAACACGATGTTCTGCGCCTTGAGGTACTTGCTCGCCTTCCACAGCGCCTGGTCGTAGCCGCCGAGCG
It encodes:
- the purB gene encoding adenylosuccinate lyase, whose translation is MSFSTVSALSPLDGRYAAKLAALRPLMSEQGYMHRRVQVEVAWFIALSDCGFAEFKPLTPGARKYLMGLVANFAEADAIAIKEIEKTTNHDVKAVEYWIKSKFEARPELLAAAEFVHFACTSEDINNTSHALQIQAARDKVMLPALDGLVAKLREMAHQFADVSMLSRTHGQTASPTTVGKEIANVAVRLAKAREQIAGVQLLGKMNGAVGNYNAHMAAWPDFDWEGFSRKVVETPAPLGLGLAFQPYSIQIEPHDYMAELFDAVARADTILIDFSRDIWGYVSLGYFKQRLKKGEIGSSTMPHKVNPIDFENAEGNLGLANALLRHLSEKLPISRWQRDLTDSTVLRNIGVAFGYATLAYASLMTGLGKLEINEEAIADDLDASWEVLAEPIQTVMRRFGVQGAYEQLKEVTRGKTVTAEALHGLIRSLEIPEAEKERLLAMTPASYIGQAAELARRI
- a CDS encoding M48 family metallopeptidase, with product MSPVTDTLDARYFDGRSSRPRAARLYLADGQLHITPAATEPATFEALAVPIAQIRWPERTRHGGRLASLPGGASVQALDVPGWDDWCARTLPGRESPVVRAQQSWRGVALALVLLLAATAAVYQWGLPWIARGVTALVPQQVDTLIGAQALASLDESMLRPSALPADTQERIRRAFTRMVAGAHPEGAPPWNLQFRQGRDDKLGPNALALPGGTIVLTDALVQLLPGDEDAVLGVLGHEFGHVRLRHTMRQLVQASAVGFAVSIAFGDFGTLIGTAPVVLATLGYSRDAEREADEESVRLMRAAGISPRVMAGFFEAIERWRGDQARDGRNDSAIGLAFATHPATAERIAFFKAAAE
- a CDS encoding YjgN family protein, with protein sequence MTMAIDTPAGPPPERHPIGFTASGSEYFRIWIVNLLLIVVTLGLYLPWAKVRKLQYFHANTWVDGDALGFHGEPAKMLRGTLIAAAFLIVYSVGSHFSGWAALLAALAFVGLWPALFRASMRFRLANTSWRGLRFRFTGDTAGAYGALMPPLALALLPFAVAGLTVESGEGGRPAAPSPAATGLIGLCMLVFFVGLPFFLWKLRRYQHGHYAYGGLQTRLDADVGVVYGVFIKLIGLTLAVMVLAGLGVGLLIGIGAIGRQGPGMGVAMVATLMIFAIGGVLLFNILPKSYLQVRLQNLLWSTTGNEVLLFDSRLKLGPFLRLQLKNYLLIFLTLGLYWPFAVIGTRRAQLEAVTLETRTPLDELTRAAGEEDPSAAGDMAADLFGLDIGM
- a CDS encoding glutathione S-transferase N-terminal domain-containing protein, whose translation is MKLIGSNASPYVRKVRVVMAEKRLDYQFVQEDVWAPDTTIASSNPLGKVPCLVMEGSEAMFDSRVIVEYLDTLSPVGKLIPQQGRERAEVKTWEALADGVMDAGVLCRLEATWAGRADGERSQTWMDRQRAKMVGGIAAMAKGLGDKPFCSGIHLSLSDIAVGCALGWIEFRFPDIDWRAQYSNLAKLQEKLMLRPSFADTKP
- a CDS encoding indolepyruvate ferredoxin oxidoreductase family protein, with the protein product MNAPLPEHIRKALETVTLDDKYSLDYGRAFMSGVQALVKLPMLQRLRDQQAGKNTAGFISGYRGSPLGGYDQALWKASKYLKAQNIVFQPGVNEELAATALWGTQQLGFSPPGTNKFDGVFGIWYGKGPGVDRCSDVFKHANMAGTTEFGGVIAVAGDDHISKSSTAAHQSDHIFKACGTPVFFPTNVQEILDLGIHAFAMSRFSGVWSGMKTIQEIVESSATAMIDPERVDIVIPTDFEMPPGGLHIRWPDHALEQEARLMHYKWYAALAYIRANKLNHNVIEGPNDRFGIMASGKAFNDTRQALIDLGLDDAACRQIGIRLHKVGVVWPLEAQLTRDFATGLQEILVVEEKRQVIEYQLKEELYNWRSDVRPNVVGKFDEGVGASADGYSGGEWSMPNPTSHTLLRANADLNPALIAKAIAQRLRKTGLLDQVGADMRARIDAQLAILEAKERSMEVIKLDGVQGADRQPWFCSGCPHNTSTVVPEGSRAMGGIGCHFMATWMDRSTIGFTQMGGEGVPWVGQQPFTTDQHIFANLGDGTYFHSGLLAIRQSIAAGVNITYKILYNDAVAMTGGQQVGERPEGHSVLQIAQSLQAEGAVKVVIVTDEPEKYEGVKVAGDPEVKHRDLLDDIQREFREIKGTTAIIYDQTCATEKRRRRKRGTAVDPAKRVVINELVCEGCGDCSVQSNCLSVEPLETEFGRKRTINQSTCNKDMSCLKGFCPSFVTVEGGALKKKSKAKANSPFDTSVWGTMPEPTVPQLARDQVWGIVVAGVGGTGVITIGQLLGMAAHIEGKGIVTQDAAGLAQKGGATWSHALIGDTQDAIRTTRVGTAAADLILAADPLVAVNAETLARMREGRTRVALNSHSTPTAAFVRNANWVNPQDDCANQIARIVGLDGLGSFDADAAAVSLMGDSLYANPMLLGYAWQKGWVPLDYASLMRAIELNNVAIENNKTAFEWGRRAAHDLASVQKLVSPGQVIEFKKRETVDALVARRAEFLTGYQNAAYADQYKAFVAKVRQAETAAVGKTTITESVARYLFKLMAYKDEYEVARLHTDRAFLDRVEGMFEGDFKLNYHLAPPLIAKKNSKGQLQKQKFGPGMLTGFKVLARLKGLRGTALDIFGRTEERKTERALIGEYRASIEEVIAGLSAANHATAVEIATLPEQIRGYGHVKERNLAAARTRWTELMAKWRNPTAERAAA